The proteins below are encoded in one region of Berryella intestinalis:
- a CDS encoding type I restriction endonuclease, protein MPAGDIHLETEFEKYVARKLTNLTQLDGVKWVKSDNDKGFDAGTALVFDDFIEYQRRIDPEKLERMQKQSPNNWRENLKRNLIKYLEKPEKGTIQVLRYGFPMAGFQNITCAGAYPDDPRDAVAKHNYENNVLRVMRQVHYQTQGKNSIDLAFFINGIAVATCEIKTEMTQTVHDAIIEYQTRRKPIEPDTKRKNPLLAYKRGAVVHFAMSEDEVWMCTDLSPKKPKFLPFNRGNDGHAGNPPMQKGDAEYPTGYFWNDICMPENWVRIFTNFIFEEVDNKRQPDGSTKLFKVQLFPRYHQWDSVLKIIADVKENGPGQHYLIEHSAGSGKTETISWTAHELIRLRDEKRQQKQSLHQRHRCDQSCCP, encoded by the coding sequence ATGCCTGCTGGAGACATCCATTTGGAGACTGAGTTCGAGAAGTATGTTGCTCGAAAACTCACCAACTTGACACAGCTTGATGGTGTTAAGTGGGTTAAGTCCGATAATGACAAAGGTTTTGACGCGGGGACTGCGCTGGTGTTCGACGACTTCATCGAGTACCAGCGTCGTATCGACCCTGAAAAGTTAGAGAGAATGCAGAAGCAGTCTCCTAACAACTGGCGCGAGAACCTCAAGCGCAACTTGATCAAGTACCTGGAGAAGCCGGAGAAGGGCACCATTCAGGTGCTTCGCTACGGTTTCCCGATGGCAGGCTTCCAGAACATCACTTGCGCTGGGGCTTATCCTGACGACCCTCGCGACGCGGTCGCAAAGCACAACTACGAGAACAATGTCCTTCGCGTTATGCGTCAGGTTCATTATCAGACTCAGGGCAAGAACTCCATCGATTTGGCGTTCTTCATTAATGGTATCGCAGTCGCAACCTGTGAAATCAAAACCGAGATGACCCAAACTGTTCATGACGCCATCATTGAGTACCAAACAAGGCGCAAACCCATTGAACCTGACACCAAACGCAAGAATCCTCTTCTCGCATACAAGCGTGGCGCTGTGGTTCATTTTGCCATGTCCGAGGATGAGGTCTGGATGTGCACAGACCTCTCCCCGAAGAAGCCGAAGTTCCTTCCGTTCAACAGAGGCAACGACGGTCATGCGGGCAACCCTCCAATGCAGAAGGGCGACGCTGAGTATCCGACCGGCTATTTCTGGAATGACATCTGTATGCCCGAGAACTGGGTACGCATCTTCACGAATTTCATCTTTGAGGAAGTGGATAATAAGCGTCAGCCGGACGGTTCAACCAAGCTTTTCAAGGTTCAGCTATTTCCTCGCTACCACCAGTGGGATAGCGTTCTGAAGATTATTGCTGATGTTAAGGAGAATGGCCCTGGTCAGCATTATCTTATCGAGCATTCGGCGGGCTCCGGCAAGACAGAGACCATCTCCTGGACGGCTCATGAGCTCATCCGCTTGCGCGACGAGAAACGGCAACAAAAACAAAGTCTTCACCAGCGTCATCGTTGTGACCAATCGTGTTGCCCTTGA
- a CDS encoding ParB/RepB/Spo0J family partition protein, whose amino-acid sequence MSSPRDVAAGFSITGLLDQSSKTRERYPVVEIDVRTIADHPANVTYSMERESIRKLALSIAENGLTDIPLVRKMGDGSWQMISGHRRKAAYELLSREDPSYEKMPCRIIEGISDEQSVTLLHTANYFVRALTVSERAAATSALGMEVRALRQKDKSLTGMRTEDVKARIIEQQTGRRVSGKTIQREERMARRIAEDLSPEWASEADSGNLTAAAVEALSSLPKPDQSDLYERKGRGLVSKKQLSDYVVEYAGAKHVADPRLAKAKRQIAAWLDEPHRNVTDHDLRALREIAEMTARFMKR is encoded by the coding sequence ATGAGCTCGCCTAGGGACGTGGCCGCAGGCTTCTCCATCACAGGGCTTCTTGACCAGTCATCCAAGACCAGGGAGCGCTACCCCGTCGTCGAGATCGACGTGCGAACCATCGCAGACCACCCCGCTAACGTAACCTACTCCATGGAACGCGAGAGCATCCGCAAGCTCGCCCTCTCCATCGCCGAGAACGGCCTAACGGACATCCCGCTGGTGAGAAAGATGGGCGACGGGTCATGGCAGATGATCTCGGGCCACAGGCGCAAGGCGGCATACGAGCTACTCTCCAGGGAGGACCCCTCGTACGAGAAGATGCCCTGCCGCATCATCGAGGGAATCAGCGACGAGCAGTCCGTGACGTTGCTGCACACGGCGAACTACTTCGTCAGGGCGCTGACCGTTTCCGAGAGGGCCGCCGCAACGAGCGCCCTCGGCATGGAGGTCAGGGCACTGCGGCAAAAGGACAAGTCCCTCACGGGAATGCGCACCGAGGACGTCAAGGCCAGGATTATCGAGCAGCAGACGGGCCGCAGGGTTTCCGGCAAGACCATCCAGCGCGAGGAGCGCATGGCCCGAAGGATTGCCGAGGACCTCTCCCCGGAATGGGCCTCGGAGGCAGACAGCGGCAACCTCACCGCCGCCGCAGTGGAGGCGCTGAGCAGCCTTCCGAAGCCCGACCAGTCGGACCTCTACGAGCGCAAGGGCCGCGGCCTCGTCAGCAAGAAGCAGCTGTCCGACTACGTGGTCGAGTACGCCGGCGCGAAGCATGTTGCCGACCCGAGGCTCGCGAAGGCCAAGCGCCAGATCGCCGCGTGGCTCGACGAGCCGCACCGCAACGTCACCGACCACGACCTGCGGGCCCTCCGCGAGATTGCGGAGATGACGGCCCGCTTCATGAAGAGATGA
- a CDS encoding YraN family protein, with the protein MSNLHEKAIAASERFLERRGYEVLSTSWEAPDGFGTIDVVAMDEDTIVFVTVEAKNATDGFPEEDNDRVKREALAAKWLAENAERGDISVRFDAISMMVVSEDRALLRHHINQLSTMESDEE; encoded by the coding sequence ATGAGCAATCTGCACGAGAAGGCAATCGCCGCTTCCGAGAGGTTCCTGGAGCGCAGGGGCTACGAAGTCCTCTCCACCAGTTGGGAGGCACCCGACGGCTTCGGCACCATCGACGTCGTCGCGATGGACGAGGACACCATCGTCTTCGTCACCGTCGAGGCCAAAAACGCCACCGACGGCTTCCCCGAGGAGGACAACGACCGCGTCAAGCGCGAGGCCCTCGCAGCCAAGTGGCTCGCGGAGAACGCCGAGCGCGGTGACATCTCGGTCCGATTCGACGCAATCTCGATGATGGTCGTGAGCGAGGACCGAGCCCTCCTGCGCCATCACATCAACCAGCTTTCCACGATGGAGTCCGACGAGGAGTAG
- a CDS encoding restriction endonuclease subunit S produces the protein MIRPMKDSGVGWIEEIPSNWSTKRLRFMFSFGKGLSIKKEDLTDEGVPVISYGQIHSKKNPGTRVVDELIRFVPEVYLKTNPSCLCSKGDFIFADTSEDLGGCGNAVLIDKEYPIFAGYHAITARPIIDCDSRFFAYMFLTDGWRDQFRKMLIDVKVYSVNQTRLKNTTAIIPPYDEQQSIADYLDEKCSQIDQAIERCNSIADRLADYKKTLIFHCATKGLNPDVEMKASGIEWIGDIPKNWETRRLKYLFDIKKDIAGEEGHTVLSITQRGIVPKDLESNQGQVAESYANYQLVEPGDFAMNHMDLLTGWVDISKYPGVTSPDYRVFKIQNPNLSFDRYMLYLLQTCYSKKIWLFGGFCGRDSGIGPAQRAKTTIWN, from the coding sequence ATGATTAGGCCCATGAAAGATTCTGGTGTTGGCTGGATTGAGGAAATTCCTTCAAATTGGTCAACCAAAAGACTTCGGTTTATGTTCTCTTTTGGTAAAGGTCTTTCCATAAAGAAAGAAGACTTAACCGATGAGGGCGTTCCCGTCATTAGTTATGGTCAAATTCACTCGAAGAAAAATCCTGGTACACGCGTTGTTGATGAATTGATTAGGTTTGTTCCAGAGGTTTATTTGAAGACAAACCCCAGTTGTTTATGCTCGAAGGGCGATTTCATTTTTGCAGATACATCCGAGGATTTGGGTGGATGCGGAAATGCCGTCCTGATAGACAAAGAGTATCCGATATTTGCGGGATATCATGCGATTACCGCGCGTCCAATCATTGATTGTGATAGTAGGTTTTTTGCATATATGTTTTTGACCGACGGATGGCGTGACCAGTTTAGAAAAATGCTCATAGATGTCAAAGTCTATTCAGTCAATCAAACGCGTTTGAAGAACACGACGGCAATTATTCCGCCTTACGACGAGCAACAAAGTATCGCAGACTACCTCGATGAAAAGTGCTCCCAGATCGACCAAGCTATCGAACGCTGCAACAGCATTGCAGACCGCCTTGCCGATTACAAGAAAACCCTAATCTTTCATTGTGCTACCAAGGGTCTCAACCCCGATGTGGAGATGAAAGCCAGTGGCATTGAATGGATTGGCGATATTCCCAAAAACTGGGAAACCCGTCGTTTGAAGTACTTGTTTGATATAAAAAAAGATATTGCTGGCGAAGAAGGCCACACAGTGCTTTCCATCACTCAGCGCGGTATCGTGCCAAAAGATTTGGAAAGTAATCAGGGGCAAGTTGCAGAAAGCTATGCGAATTATCAGCTAGTTGAGCCTGGTGATTTTGCGATGAACCACATGGACTTGCTAACTGGTTGGGTCGATATCTCAAAATATCCTGGCGTAACAAGCCCTGACTATCGTGTCTTCAAAATCCAAAATCCCAACCTATCCTTCGACCGATATATGCTGTATCTGCTCCAGACTTGTTATTCAAAGAAAATCTGGCTCTTCGGTGGTTTCTGTGGGAGAGATTCCGGCATAGGCCCAGCTCAGCGGGCGAAAACAACGATCTGGAACTGA
- a CDS encoding type I restriction-modification system subunit M, whose translation MMAGDKKSFNYANEIWNIADYVRDIVKRKDYNKVVLPFALLRRLECVLEPTREAVCDCFKKNESKWGREHDNYCFISNKPFYNVSNYRLSTLPSTGTLQALNNYIDAFSPNARSIMQRFKTGEVWGSLEEHDMLYEVCKRFGRFDLSPENVSDREMSEIYEHLIEKFGDEIAEDAEDFMTPKDVVRLAVTMVFANDDELMNSDSGIVRTLYDPTCGHCGFITDGLDLLDEWHSEKKMVAPASILPYGEEIEAENWAMGKASLLLRHTGTSSTEDLSRFIAYGDTLLSDADTGDAFPGKTFDYILSNPPYGKKWEKEQDSVNAEAAKGFNGRFGAGTPSISDGSMLFLQHLISKFHRREKDGSIKPSRAGIVLSASPLFNGDAGSGPSNIRRWILEQDYLDCVVKLPTDIFFRTGIATYLWILTNDKPANRKGMVQLIDASEQRTQLRKPKAKKRFELSQAQIDHIAQLYYDGRQTEESVIVPVTDFMFRKVTTQRPLRAKINVNTSKFEDLLTSSKPMSKLDADIAMALKDALGKEAGYQTWAWADEFAKAFIKSYPTKIKLTAAPLAKAIRSTFGETNSEWDVLLDKKGEIVPDPELKDFEQIPWGMDFGDYMTNEVLPYAEDAWIDQSIEDTWVGPDNRIAGGVGIVGTEISFNKYFYKYVQPEDPQKIADELLEMETDLETFMKEVFND comes from the coding sequence ATGATGGCTGGAGATAAGAAAAGCTTTAATTATGCGAATGAAATATGGAACATTGCCGACTATGTTCGCGACATCGTAAAGCGAAAGGACTACAACAAGGTTGTTCTTCCGTTCGCTCTTCTGCGCAGGCTGGAATGCGTCCTTGAGCCCACTCGCGAAGCCGTTTGTGATTGTTTCAAGAAGAATGAAAGTAAATGGGGTCGCGAGCACGACAACTACTGCTTCATATCTAATAAGCCTTTCTATAACGTCTCCAACTATCGACTTTCAACTTTGCCTTCTACGGGTACTCTCCAGGCGCTGAACAACTACATCGACGCATTCTCGCCCAATGCTCGTTCCATCATGCAGCGTTTCAAGACCGGCGAGGTGTGGGGTTCGCTGGAAGAACACGACATGCTCTATGAAGTTTGCAAACGTTTTGGCAGGTTCGACCTGTCTCCTGAAAATGTTTCTGACCGTGAGATGTCAGAAATCTACGAACACCTTATTGAGAAATTCGGTGATGAGATTGCCGAAGACGCGGAAGACTTCATGACCCCTAAAGATGTTGTTCGCCTTGCAGTCACCATGGTCTTCGCAAACGATGACGAGCTGATGAACTCCGACTCTGGTATCGTCCGTACTCTGTATGATCCCACCTGCGGTCATTGCGGCTTCATTACGGACGGCCTTGACCTTCTCGACGAATGGCACTCCGAAAAGAAGATGGTTGCTCCAGCATCGATCCTTCCTTACGGTGAGGAAATTGAAGCAGAGAACTGGGCAATGGGCAAAGCTTCGCTTTTGCTTCGCCATACGGGCACCTCTTCGACCGAAGACCTGTCTCGCTTTATCGCTTACGGCGACACGCTTCTTTCCGATGCTGATACAGGCGATGCCTTCCCGGGCAAAACCTTTGACTATATTCTGAGCAATCCTCCTTACGGCAAGAAGTGGGAGAAGGAACAAGATAGCGTTAACGCTGAAGCGGCAAAGGGCTTCAATGGACGCTTCGGTGCCGGCACACCGTCCATCTCTGACGGTTCCATGCTGTTCCTGCAGCATCTGATTTCTAAATTCCACAGGCGTGAAAAGGACGGTTCTATAAAACCGTCTCGCGCTGGTATTGTTCTTTCCGCGTCTCCTTTGTTCAATGGTGATGCTGGTTCTGGCCCTTCCAACATTCGCCGTTGGATTTTGGAACAAGACTATCTGGATTGCGTTGTAAAGCTGCCTACGGATATCTTCTTCCGTACTGGCATTGCAACTTACCTCTGGATTTTGACCAACGATAAGCCTGCTAACCGCAAGGGTATGGTTCAGCTTATCGATGCATCTGAACAGCGGACCCAGCTTCGCAAGCCTAAGGCGAAGAAGCGTTTTGAGTTGTCGCAGGCTCAAATTGACCATATTGCACAACTTTATTACGACGGTCGACAGACCGAGGAATCTGTGATCGTTCCTGTGACTGACTTCATGTTCCGCAAGGTCACGACCCAGCGTCCTCTGCGTGCAAAGATTAATGTGAATACGAGCAAGTTTGAAGATCTTCTTACCTCTTCAAAGCCGATGTCTAAGCTTGATGCGGACATTGCAATGGCTTTGAAGGATGCTCTGGGAAAGGAAGCTGGCTACCAAACCTGGGCTTGGGCCGATGAGTTTGCCAAGGCGTTCATCAAGAGTTATCCGACTAAGATTAAGCTAACTGCAGCACCGCTTGCAAAAGCCATCCGTTCCACGTTTGGTGAGACTAACTCTGAATGGGATGTTCTTCTGGACAAGAAGGGCGAGATCGTTCCTGACCCTGAGTTGAAAGACTTTGAGCAAATCCCGTGGGGCATGGACTTTGGTGACTACATGACAAACGAGGTCTTGCCTTATGCCGAGGACGCCTGGATTGACCAGAGCATTGAAGATACTTGGGTAGGTCCTGACAACCGTATTGCTGGTGGTGTCGGCATCGTGGGTACTGAGATTTCCTTCAACAAGTATTTCTACAAATACGTTCAGCCCGAAGACCCCCAAAAAATTGCTGATGAGCTTCTTGAAATGGAGACCGACCTTGAGACCTTTATGAAGGAGGTCTTCAATGATTAG
- a CDS encoding methyltransferase domain-containing protein — protein sequence MAILEAGYYDHVKEAVLTAVGRALSPSEGPAAVNATPFRVLDAGCGEGFYARAIRENLCVDVVAFDLSKDAMLMAARHDSRKAVKWLVGDLTNIPVLKGSINCVVDVFAPSNYDEFKRVLTPTRNASAPGVLVKVVPGSNHLTELRHLAEGSLRSKEYSNQLVTDCFEKHFKMTDRIKVTRTFEMSERDVRVFAEMTPLLFGIDAESLNLSRVKSITIEAELLVGTPRSQGPS from the coding sequence ATGGCAATCCTGGAGGCAGGGTATTACGACCACGTGAAAGAAGCCGTCCTCACCGCGGTAGGAAGGGCCCTTTCCCCAAGCGAGGGTCCTGCAGCTGTGAACGCGACGCCATTCCGCGTGCTCGACGCGGGATGCGGAGAAGGCTTCTATGCACGTGCAATCCGAGAAAACCTCTGTGTCGACGTGGTGGCGTTTGACCTCTCAAAAGACGCCATGCTGATGGCGGCCCGCCACGATTCCAGAAAGGCGGTCAAATGGCTGGTTGGCGACCTGACGAACATCCCCGTGCTGAAAGGCTCCATCAACTGCGTGGTGGACGTATTCGCTCCCTCGAACTACGACGAATTCAAGCGCGTTCTCACCCCAACCAGAAACGCCTCCGCGCCAGGAGTGCTGGTCAAAGTGGTTCCAGGCAGCAATCATCTTACGGAGCTGCGCCACCTTGCTGAAGGATCTTTGCGCAGCAAGGAATACTCAAACCAGCTGGTGACCGATTGCTTTGAGAAGCACTTCAAGATGACCGACCGCATCAAGGTGACGCGCACCTTCGAGATGTCCGAAAGGGACGTCCGCGTGTTCGCCGAGATGACGCCGCTGCTGTTCGGCATCGACGCGGAGTCCCTAAATCTATCGCGTGTGAAAAGCATCACCATCGAGGCTGAATTGCTGGTGGGCACCCCTCGCTCCCAAGGCCCTTCATGA
- a CDS encoding plasmid mobilization protein: MAKKTNKEQRLTFRMAQEDYEKLEKRCEDAGLTKSEYLRYLVRIPLATEENPEAEHAILVDRKAMNAMSRELTKWGYHYNQAVHAMNSINYYVARGTIDREFIGTKAEEIEVELVTVNRNAERLAYELGQMQSLVLVADK, translated from the coding sequence ATGGCAAAGAAGACCAACAAGGAACAGCGGCTCACCTTCCGCATGGCTCAGGAAGACTACGAGAAGCTGGAGAAGCGCTGCGAGGATGCGGGGCTGACCAAGTCCGAGTATCTCCGATACCTCGTGCGAATCCCCCTGGCCACCGAGGAGAACCCCGAGGCGGAGCATGCGATTCTCGTGGACCGAAAGGCGATGAACGCTATGTCGAGGGAGCTGACCAAATGGGGGTACCACTACAACCAGGCGGTCCATGCGATGAACTCCATCAACTACTACGTCGCGCGCGGCACCATCGACCGAGAGTTCATCGGCACCAAGGCGGAGGAGATCGAGGTGGAGCTCGTCACCGTGAACCGCAACGCTGAGCGCCTCGCCTACGAGCTCGGCCAGATGCAGAGCCTTGTTTTGGTGGCTGACAAGTAA
- a CDS encoding ISL3 family transposase: MKSLLLLALGLARTVVLGARIEAERIVVSVRPYKREQRRCPVCGRACDFYDMANRGAPRLWRAMDLARSACYLEYAPCRVRCPEHGVRTEAVPWARHGARFTRDFEDWVAWLAVRCTASAVSELARVEWHSVGGVCRRVYAELEAARGASRFDGVRRIGIDETSYKKGHKYVTVVVDHDRGCLIWAHEGTGKDVLNLFLDELTREQRRAIEVVTADGARWIRQLVKRRCPNARWVMDPFHVVQWMNDALDAVRCEEWNAARAAARAARPRPEGKRGRPAKGELPPEEVRALEEEAASIKGSRYALVKNPEDLTDGQRARLEALKKRAGSRLVRAWELKEDLRAVFRAADGSEAAELLDDWMHRAAYCKIAKVVAVEKKVRRRRDDIIAAVELGISNGRVEAINNKIKVAVRMGYGFRNTDNLVALLMLRCGDCQPQLPGRPVKARKKGVKGAKSVAA, from the coding sequence ATGAAGAGTCTACTACTTCTCGCCCTCGGTCTGGCCCGCACGGTCGTCCTGGGCGCGCGCATCGAGGCCGAGCGCATCGTCGTGAGCGTCCGGCCCTACAAGCGCGAGCAGCGCCGCTGCCCCGTATGCGGCAGGGCCTGCGACTTCTACGACATGGCGAACCGCGGGGCCCCCAGGCTGTGGAGGGCGATGGACCTGGCGCGCTCGGCCTGCTACCTGGAGTACGCGCCCTGCAGGGTGCGCTGCCCGGAGCACGGCGTGCGCACCGAGGCCGTCCCCTGGGCGCGGCACGGGGCGCGCTTCACGCGCGACTTCGAGGACTGGGTGGCGTGGCTGGCGGTCCGCTGCACCGCCTCGGCGGTCTCCGAGCTCGCCCGCGTCGAGTGGCACAGCGTGGGCGGCGTGTGCAGGCGCGTCTACGCCGAGCTGGAGGCCGCGCGCGGCGCCTCGAGGTTCGACGGCGTGCGCCGCATCGGCATCGACGAGACGTCGTACAAGAAGGGCCACAAGTACGTCACGGTGGTCGTCGACCACGACCGCGGCTGCCTCATCTGGGCGCACGAGGGCACCGGCAAGGACGTGCTCAACCTGTTCCTCGACGAGCTCACGCGCGAGCAGAGGCGCGCCATAGAGGTGGTGACCGCCGACGGCGCGAGGTGGATAAGGCAGCTGGTCAAGCGCCGCTGCCCCAACGCGAGGTGGGTCATGGACCCCTTCCACGTGGTCCAGTGGATGAACGACGCGCTCGACGCCGTGCGCTGCGAGGAGTGGAACGCCGCCAGGGCCGCCGCCAGGGCCGCCAGGCCCAGGCCCGAGGGCAAGCGCGGCAGGCCTGCCAAAGGCGAGCTGCCGCCCGAGGAGGTCAGGGCGCTCGAGGAGGAGGCGGCCTCCATCAAGGGCAGCCGCTACGCGCTCGTGAAGAACCCCGAGGACCTCACCGACGGCCAGAGGGCGAGGCTCGAGGCGCTCAAGAAGAGGGCCGGCTCGCGGCTGGTCAGGGCCTGGGAGCTCAAGGAGGACCTGCGGGCCGTCTTCCGGGCAGCCGACGGCTCCGAGGCCGCCGAGCTGCTCGACGACTGGATGCACAGGGCCGCCTACTGCAAGATCGCCAAGGTCGTCGCCGTGGAGAAGAAGGTGCGCCGCCGGCGCGACGACATCATCGCCGCAGTCGAGCTCGGCATCAGCAACGGGCGCGTAGAGGCCATCAACAACAAGATCAAGGTGGCGGTGAGGATGGGCTACGGCTTCCGCAACACCGACAACCTCGTGGCCCTGCTCATGCTCAGGTGCGGCGACTGCCAGCCCCAGCTCCCGGGTCGCCCGGTGAAGGCGAGGAAGAAGGGCGTGAAGGGAGCGAAGAGCGTTGCTGCCTAG
- a CDS encoding helix-turn-helix transcriptional regulator, translated as MTYNNKAKLKTLYVKQILEEETDAEHGLSMRQIIERLEQFGIKAERKSVYRDIEVLLEFGCDIQTYQRNPVEYAIVRRDFELDELMLMVDAVQSSKALTKRQCNALVTNIKLLASDHQRALLERRIHVPGRIKTKSQSVFANVDAIHEALRLRRKVEFAYYRRNVDGERYATRDGRPHVVTPVEIAYADGFYYLTAWDDDHGNMVEYRLDRMGKVRVSDSEASRNDEIAHHVYDEGKYEYFGRFGGEEVTATLSVRADKVEIVMDRFGDSAEISRIDDASAKAHVRIRKSEQFFGWIAGMGKTVTIAGPKSLVEEYKEYLRDLLKDE; from the coding sequence GTGACGTACAACAACAAGGCCAAGCTGAAGACCCTCTACGTCAAGCAGATCCTCGAGGAGGAAACCGACGCGGAGCACGGCCTGTCGATGAGGCAGATCATCGAGAGGCTGGAGCAGTTCGGCATCAAGGCTGAGCGCAAGAGCGTCTACCGCGACATCGAGGTGCTTCTGGAGTTCGGATGCGACATCCAGACCTACCAGAGGAACCCAGTGGAGTACGCCATAGTCCGGCGAGACTTCGAGCTCGACGAGCTCATGCTCATGGTTGACGCGGTGCAATCGAGCAAGGCGCTGACGAAGCGGCAGTGCAACGCGCTGGTGACCAACATCAAGCTGCTCGCCAGCGACCACCAGAGGGCGCTCCTGGAGCGCAGGATCCACGTCCCCGGCAGGATCAAGACGAAGAGCCAGAGCGTGTTCGCGAACGTGGACGCCATCCACGAGGCCCTAAGGCTCCGCAGGAAGGTGGAGTTCGCCTATTACCGCCGAAACGTCGACGGGGAGCGCTACGCGACCCGAGACGGGAGGCCGCACGTCGTGACGCCCGTGGAAATCGCCTATGCGGACGGGTTCTACTACCTGACCGCCTGGGACGACGACCACGGCAACATGGTCGAGTACCGCCTCGACCGAATGGGCAAGGTGAGGGTGTCCGATAGTGAGGCCTCCCGAAACGACGAGATAGCCCATCATGTCTACGATGAGGGGAAGTACGAGTACTTCGGCAGGTTCGGCGGTGAGGAGGTCACGGCGACGCTCAGCGTGAGGGCCGACAAGGTCGAGATCGTCATGGACCGCTTCGGAGACTCGGCGGAGATCTCCAGGATCGACGACGCGTCCGCCAAGGCCCATGTCCGGATCAGGAAGAGCGAGCAGTTCTTCGGCTGGATCGCCGGCATGGGAAAGACGGTAACTATTGCCGGGCCAAAGAGCCTGGTTGAGGAATACAAAGAATACTTGAGAGATTTGCTCAAGGATGAATAA
- a CDS encoding ParA family protein, whose translation MRTIAISNYKGGVGKTTTAVNLASIYASQGKRVLLIDLDPQASATDFFGLYERAAAEDRTSIELLYGGRPVSKLAYETDTDGLSVIPSTIELVDQNELLLREQRLKFALDDASEDYDVCLIDCSPVMKRLAFNAYLAAADGGLVVIPVKLDSTVMRGTALTVEATKSIAEALRMPTPKYRILRTCVPGRMTNAESTGAQVLDNFFPQSQFETVIHASSKVCEGSWQWKPVTAFEPGSRPALDYAALAEEISHELA comes from the coding sequence ATGCGCACGATAGCCATATCCAACTACAAGGGAGGCGTCGGCAAGACCACCACGGCGGTGAACCTGGCCAGCATCTACGCCTCCCAGGGCAAGAGGGTCCTGCTGATCGACCTCGACCCCCAGGCCTCCGCCACGGACTTCTTCGGCCTCTACGAGAGGGCAGCCGCCGAGGACCGCACCTCCATCGAGCTCCTCTACGGAGGACGACCCGTCTCCAAGCTCGCCTACGAGACCGACACCGACGGGCTCTCCGTGATCCCCTCCACCATCGAGCTGGTGGACCAAAACGAGCTGCTCCTGCGCGAGCAGAGGCTCAAGTTCGCCCTGGACGACGCCTCCGAAGACTACGACGTCTGCCTCATCGATTGCTCCCCGGTCATGAAGCGCCTCGCCTTCAACGCCTACCTCGCCGCCGCCGACGGCGGCCTGGTGGTGATTCCCGTGAAGCTGGACTCCACCGTCATGCGTGGCACCGCCCTCACGGTGGAGGCGACCAAGTCGATCGCCGAGGCGCTTAGGATGCCGACACCGAAGTACCGAATCCTGCGCACCTGCGTCCCCGGACGCATGACCAACGCCGAGTCCACCGGCGCGCAAGTGCTGGACAACTTCTTCCCGCAGTCCCAGTTCGAGACCGTCATCCACGCCAGCTCGAAGGTCTGCGAGGGCAGCTGGCAGTGGAAGCCCGTGACGGCCTTCGAGCCCGGCAGCAGGCCGGCGCTCGACTACGCGGCGCTCGCCGAGGAGATATCACATGAGCTCGCCTAG